One Methylothermaceae bacteria B42 DNA window includes the following coding sequences:
- a CDS encoding DNA-directed RNA polymerase subunit omega, with the protein MARITVEDCLEKLENRFELVLLATKRARQLLAGAEPLVDWGKDKATVVALREIAAGKLDIDKLREVDMDGGIPSAMTPQPAEEAQSL; encoded by the coding sequence ATGGCGCGGATTACCGTAGAAGATTGTTTGGAAAAACTGGAAAACCGTTTTGAGCTGGTTTTATTGGCCACCAAGCGCGCCCGGCAATTATTGGCGGGTGCGGAGCCTTTGGTGGATTGGGGTAAAGACAAAGCCACGGTGGTGGCGCTGCGGGAAATCGCGGCGGGCAAGTTGGATATCGATAAATTGAGGGAAGTAGATATGGACGGAGGGATTCCTTCAGCCATGACCCCTCAACCTGCTGAAGAAGCGCAAAGTCTGTAG